From a single Calothrix sp. NIES-2098 genomic region:
- a CDS encoding peptidoglycan glycosyltransferase, which yields MRKSPSRSKFKNFRHSDFTKRRREKPISKTQDYVTNTRTRLFIAWGVLIAAGLGLAINLYKLQIVQGVKLTEKARNQQMVNLRPFMPRRPVIDRGNNLLAIDRPVYTVFAHPKLFDKSNEEIAKLLSPLLNKDTAELVKIFESKKSGITLAPALPEEIADRFIALHLNGFEFIQKYSRFYPQDDLAADVVGYVNLDRRGQAGVEYSQEKLLERSVQTVRLSRSGNGALMPDRAPEGFLHFDDLQLQLTIDSRLQRAARSALKQQMEKFGAKRGAVIVMDASDGSLLALVSQPTYDPNQYSKAKIELFKNWTVADLYEPGSTFKPLNVAIALENGVIKPNDLFNDPGSIKVADRIIKNAENKSYGQIDIAQILQHSSNIGMVQIIQRLQPNIYYNWLERLGLGQTVDTDLPFEVGSRLKSQEEFISSPIEPATTSFGQGFSLTPLQLVQMHGALANGGKLVTPHVVRGLIDSKGQMHYSPTRPIPRQIFSPTTTQRVVEMMETVVAEGTGKVAQIPGYRIGGKTGTAQKASASGGYIAGARITSFVGILPVESPRYVVLALVDEPKGENAYGSTVAAPIVKAVIEALIPIEQIPPSLPVNPTPTTPPN from the coding sequence ATGCGTAAGTCACCAAGTAGAAGTAAATTCAAAAACTTTCGGCATTCAGATTTTACAAAACGCAGAAGAGAGAAGCCGATCTCTAAAACCCAAGACTACGTAACTAATACTAGAACTCGGCTGTTCATCGCCTGGGGTGTATTAATTGCTGCTGGGCTGGGATTAGCGATCAATTTGTATAAATTACAAATTGTGCAGGGAGTAAAGTTAACAGAGAAGGCCCGGAATCAGCAAATGGTGAATTTAAGGCCTTTTATGCCTCGTCGCCCAGTTATCGATCGCGGCAACAATTTGTTGGCGATCGACCGTCCCGTGTATACTGTCTTCGCTCACCCGAAGTTGTTTGATAAATCTAATGAAGAAATAGCCAAGCTTCTGTCTCCACTACTAAACAAAGATACTGCTGAGTTAGTCAAAATATTTGAAAGTAAAAAAAGTGGAATTACACTTGCTCCAGCATTACCAGAAGAAATTGCCGATCGCTTCATTGCTTTACATTTAAATGGATTTGAATTTATTCAAAAATACTCGCGTTTTTACCCGCAAGACGATTTAGCTGCTGATGTGGTGGGCTACGTGAATCTTGACCGTCGCGGTCAGGCAGGTGTGGAATATAGTCAAGAAAAGTTATTAGAGCGTTCGGTACAAACTGTGCGCCTAAGTCGATCGGGTAATGGTGCATTAATGCCAGATCGCGCACCCGAAGGATTTTTGCATTTTGATGATTTACAACTACAACTAACTATCGATAGCCGCTTGCAACGGGCAGCTCGTTCTGCGCTCAAACAACAGATGGAAAAGTTTGGTGCAAAACGAGGGGCAGTAATTGTCATGGATGCATCGGATGGTTCTTTGCTGGCTTTAGTTTCCCAACCAACCTACGATCCAAATCAATACTCTAAAGCTAAAATCGAACTGTTTAAAAACTGGACGGTAGCAGATCTATACGAACCGGGATCGACATTTAAGCCGTTAAATGTGGCGATCGCTCTGGAAAATGGTGTAATTAAACCAAATGATTTATTTAACGATCCTGGTTCAATTAAAGTAGCCGATCGCATCATTAAAAATGCTGAAAATAAAAGTTACGGACAGATCGATATCGCCCAAATTTTGCAACATTCCAGCAATATTGGCATGGTGCAAATTATCCAACGATTGCAGCCCAATATTTACTACAACTGGCTGGAACGCTTGGGGCTAGGGCAAACTGTTGATACAGATTTACCCTTTGAAGTCGGCAGTCGCCTCAAAAGTCAAGAAGAATTTATTTCCTCGCCAATTGAACCTGCTACTACCTCTTTTGGTCAAGGCTTTTCCTTAACGCCCTTACAGCTAGTACAGATGCATGGAGCTTTAGCGAATGGCGGTAAATTGGTAACACCTCATGTTGTCCGCGGATTAATTGATAGCAAGGGACAGATGCATTATTCACCAACTCGCCCCATACCACGCCAAATTTTCTCTCCTACTACAACTCAACGAGTAGTAGAAATGATGGAAACTGTGGTTGCTGAAGGTACTGGCAAGGTGGCACAAATTCCCGGATACCGCATAGGTGGTAAAACAGGCACAGCGCAGAAAGCTAGTGCTTCTGGTGGCTACATAGCTGGCGCTAGAATCACCAGTTTTGTAGGGATTTTGCCTGTAGAATCTCCCCGCTATGTGGTTTTGGCATTAGTGGACGAGCCAAAAGGCGAAAACGCTTATGGTTCTACCGTCGCCGCACCAATTGTTAAAGCTGTAATCGAAGCGTTGATCCCAATTGAACAAATTCCGCCTAGTCTACCAGTGAATCCCACACCCACAACTCCGCCAAATTAA
- a CDS encoding small GTP-binding protein, with product MQFIDQAVIEVEAGKGGDGIVAFRREKYVPAGGPSGGNGGRGGSVIFVAVENLQTLLDFRYNHRFKAENGGRGGPNNCTGASGKDLIVEVPCGTAIYDASTGALLEDLVEPGQSFRAAEGGKGGLGNQHFLSNRNRAPEYALPGLPGEMKVLRLELKLLAEVGIIGLPNAGKSTLISSLSAARPKIADYPFTTLIPNLGVVRKPSGDGTVFADIPGLIEGASHGAGLGYDFLRHIERTRVLLHLIDATSEDVVGDFLTIQQELKAYGRGLAERPQILALNKIDAVDRETVDLEALATELNHRSYAPVFLISAVTRIGLEPMLQELWGILDQINAAEEVEVLG from the coding sequence ATGCAATTTATCGATCAAGCCGTAATTGAAGTAGAAGCTGGTAAAGGTGGCGATGGGATTGTCGCCTTCCGACGCGAGAAATATGTGCCAGCTGGCGGCCCCTCTGGCGGTAATGGCGGACGGGGCGGTTCGGTAATTTTTGTGGCTGTAGAAAACCTACAAACTTTGCTGGACTTCAGATACAATCATCGCTTTAAAGCAGAAAATGGTGGTCGTGGCGGCCCCAATAATTGCACTGGCGCATCAGGAAAAGATTTGATCGTTGAAGTTCCTTGCGGTACTGCTATTTATGATGCTTCCACAGGTGCTTTGCTAGAAGATTTAGTCGAACCCGGGCAAAGTTTTCGCGCTGCGGAAGGTGGTAAAGGCGGGTTGGGAAATCAGCATTTCTTGAGTAACCGCAACCGCGCCCCAGAATACGCCCTCCCCGGACTTCCAGGGGAAATGAAAGTACTGCGCTTGGAATTGAAACTTTTGGCTGAGGTGGGAATTATTGGTTTACCAAACGCTGGTAAATCTACTTTAATTTCATCACTGTCAGCCGCACGTCCCAAAATTGCTGACTATCCCTTCACTACCCTTATCCCCAATTTAGGTGTAGTACGCAAACCTTCTGGGGATGGTACAGTTTTTGCCGATATCCCAGGACTCATTGAAGGTGCTTCACATGGGGCGGGGTTGGGATACGACTTTTTGCGCCATATTGAGCGTACACGAGTGCTGCTGCACTTAATTGATGCAACGAGTGAAGATGTGGTAGGTGACTTCCTCACGATTCAGCAAGAATTAAAAGCCTACGGACGGGGTTTAGCAGAACGTCCGCAAATTTTGGCATTGAATAAAATTGATGCAGTAGATCGTGAAACTGTAGATTTAGAGGCGTTGGCTACCGAGTTAAATCATCGTTCTTATGCTCCAGTTTTCTTAATTTCAGCAGTTACTCGCATTGGTTTAGAACCGATGTTACAAGAACTTTGGGGAATTCTTGACCAAATTAATGCTGCTGAAGAAGTAGAAGTATTAGGTTAG
- a CDS encoding 1,4-alpha-glucan branching enzyme: MSMTTIAPEQVNSIVWNQHQDPFEVLGSHLIEQNGKNVWAVRAYLPKASAAWVVIPQERKEYPMQTVHHPNFFECTIETAELANYQLRIKEGEHERVTYDPYAFRSPRLTDFDLHLFGEGNHHRIYEKLGAHLTEVDGVKGVYFAVWAPNARNVSVLGDFNNWDGRQHQMRKGPTGVWELFIPELGVGEHYKYEIKNFEGHIYEKSDPYGFQQEPRPKTASIVTDLDAYNWSDQDWLEKRRHTDPLTQPVSVYEVHLGSWLHASSAEPPTLPNGETEPVVIVSELKPGARFLTYRELADRLIPYVKDLGYTHVELLPIAEHPFDGSWGYQVTGYYAPTSRFGSAQDFMYFVDQCHKNGIGVIVDWVPGHFPKDGHGLAFFDGSHLYEHADSRKGEHKEWGTLVFNYARHEVRNFLAANALFWFDKYHIDGIRVDAVASMLYLDYCRKPGEWLPNQYGGRENLEAADFLRQVNYLIFSYFPGALSIAEESTSWPMVSWPTYTGGLGFNLKWNMGWMHDMLDYFSMDPWFRQFHQNNVTFSMWYNHSENFMLALSHDEVVHGKSNMIGKMPGDTWQKFANVRCLFSYMFAHPGKKTMFMSMEFGQWSEWNVWSDLEWHLLQYEPHQQLKQFFHELNHLYRSEPALYTQDFAEPGFEWIDCSDNRHSVVSFIRRDKDSENFVVVVCNFTPQPHSHYRIGVPEKGFYTELFNSDSRQYGGSNMGNLGGKWTDDWSLHNRPYSLDLCLPPLGVLILKLDKQKTAEALQS; the protein is encoded by the coding sequence ATGTCCATGACCACGATCGCCCCTGAACAGGTTAACAGCATCGTTTGGAATCAGCATCAAGATCCTTTTGAAGTACTGGGTTCTCATCTCATAGAACAGAATGGCAAAAATGTCTGGGCTGTGCGAGCCTACCTACCAAAAGCCAGTGCTGCGTGGGTAGTGATTCCTCAAGAACGTAAAGAATATCCGATGCAAACAGTGCATCATCCTAACTTTTTTGAATGCACGATTGAAACAGCAGAACTGGCAAATTACCAGTTAAGGATTAAAGAAGGAGAGCACGAGCGTGTTACTTACGATCCTTACGCCTTCCGTTCTCCACGTTTGACAGACTTTGACTTGCATTTGTTTGGTGAAGGAAACCACCACCGGATTTACGAAAAACTGGGAGCGCACCTGACAGAAGTAGATGGCGTTAAAGGCGTTTACTTTGCTGTTTGGGCACCCAATGCGCGTAACGTTTCTGTGTTGGGAGATTTCAATAACTGGGATGGACGCCAACATCAGATGCGTAAAGGCCCCACCGGCGTTTGGGAATTGTTTATCCCAGAATTAGGAGTGGGAGAGCATTACAAATATGAAATCAAAAATTTTGAAGGCCATATTTACGAAAAATCCGATCCCTACGGATTCCAACAAGAACCTCGCCCGAAAACAGCATCAATTGTTACAGATTTAGATGCATATAATTGGAGCGATCAAGACTGGTTAGAAAAACGGCGACACACCGATCCCCTGACTCAGCCAGTTTCAGTCTATGAAGTGCATTTAGGCTCTTGGTTACACGCTTCTAGCGCAGAACCACCTACACTTCCCAATGGGGAAACCGAACCTGTAGTTATTGTTTCCGAACTGAAACCTGGCGCACGCTTCCTCACTTATCGGGAATTGGCAGATAGACTGATTCCTTACGTCAAAGACCTGGGTTACACTCACGTAGAACTGTTACCAATTGCAGAACATCCCTTTGATGGATCTTGGGGTTATCAAGTAACTGGTTACTATGCTCCTACCTCTCGTTTTGGTAGCGCCCAAGATTTCATGTATTTTGTTGACCAATGTCACAAAAATGGCATTGGCGTGATTGTCGATTGGGTTCCCGGTCACTTCCCTAAAGATGGTCATGGTTTAGCCTTCTTCGATGGTAGCCACCTGTACGAACACGCAGATTCCCGCAAAGGCGAACACAAAGAATGGGGAACTCTGGTATTCAACTATGCGCGCCACGAAGTTCGTAACTTCCTAGCTGCAAATGCGCTGTTTTGGTTTGACAAGTACCACATTGACGGCATTCGCGTCGATGCTGTGGCTTCGATGCTTTACCTGGACTATTGCCGCAAACCAGGAGAATGGCTACCTAACCAGTACGGCGGCAGAGAAAACCTGGAAGCAGCAGATTTTCTGCGTCAGGTAAATTATCTAATTTTCAGCTATTTTCCTGGGGCGCTTTCCATCGCTGAAGAATCTACCTCTTGGCCGATGGTATCTTGGCCTACTTACACTGGTGGTTTGGGCTTCAACTTAAAGTGGAATATGGGCTGGATGCACGATATGCTGGACTATTTCAGCATGGACCCGTGGTTCCGTCAGTTCCACCAAAACAACGTCACTTTTAGTATGTGGTACAACCACAGCGAAAACTTTATGCTGGCTCTGTCCCATGACGAAGTGGTGCATGGTAAGAGCAATATGATTGGCAAAATGCCGGGGGACACATGGCAGAAGTTTGCCAATGTGCGTTGTTTGTTTAGCTATATGTTCGCTCACCCAGGCAAGAAAACCATGTTTATGAGCATGGAATTTGGGCAGTGGAGTGAGTGGAATGTCTGGAGCGATTTAGAGTGGCACTTACTACAATACGAGCCGCATCAACAGTTAAAACAGTTTTTTCACGAGCTGAACCACCTCTATCGCTCCGAACCAGCTTTGTACACCCAAGATTTTGCTGAACCGGGGTTTGAGTGGATTGACTGTAGCGACAACCGTCATAGTGTAGTTTCCTTTATTCGCCGCGATAAAGATTCGGAGAATTTTGTAGTTGTGGTTTGTAACTTCACACCTCAACCTCATTCCCATTACCGCATAGGAGTACCAGAAAAAGGTTTTTATACCGAGTTGTTTAATAGTGATTCCCGTCAGTATGGCGGTAGTAACATGGGTAACTTAGGCGGTAAGTGGACTGATGATTGGTCTTTGCACAATCGTCCTTATTCGCTGGATTTATGTCTACCACCTTTGGGAGTTTTAATTCTCAAGTTAGATAAGCAAAAGACAGCAGAAGCACTGCAATCTTAA
- a CDS encoding phosphoglycerate mutase, producing the protein MTRVIIVRHGQSSYNTEKRIQGRTDVSRLTEKGRNDATKVGKALSNILFNAIYSSPLQRAKQTAEIIYSDLANATATSAVVQTSDKLLEIDLPLWAEMLSADVKQKFAEDYRIWKETPDKLRMLLNDGEESREHFPVLALYAQAREFWQEILPHHQGETILIVGHNGINRALISTALGIPPSRYHSIQQSNCGITVLNFAGGLADPVQLESLNQTQHTGETLPTLRPEHQGVRLLLVRHGETEWNRQTRFQGQIDVPLNDNGRNQAQKAGEFLKDVAIDFAISSSMLRPKETAEIILQHHPSVQLELQDGLREISHGLWEGKLETEIEQEFPGELERWRLTPAEVQMPEGENLQQVWERSVAAWQSIVQAASENQLKTGLVVAHDATNKTLLCHILGLSSENFWNFRQGNGAVSVIDYPSGLDGLPVLQAMNITTHLGQGVLDKTAAGAL; encoded by the coding sequence ATGACTCGTGTCATCATTGTACGCCACGGTCAAAGCAGCTATAACACTGAAAAGCGCATTCAAGGGCGCACTGACGTGTCAAGATTAACAGAAAAAGGTCGGAACGATGCCACTAAAGTAGGTAAAGCCCTCAGCAATATTTTATTTAACGCTATTTACAGCAGCCCCTTACAGCGAGCGAAACAAACAGCAGAGATTATCTATAGCGATTTGGCAAATGCTACTGCAACATCGGCCGTAGTCCAAACCTCAGATAAACTGCTGGAAATAGACCTGCCTTTGTGGGCAGAAATGTTGAGTGCTGATGTCAAGCAAAAGTTTGCCGAAGACTACCGTATCTGGAAAGAAACCCCCGACAAGCTGCGGATGCTGCTCAATGATGGAGAGGAAAGCAGAGAACATTTTCCGGTTCTAGCTTTGTACGCGCAAGCAAGAGAGTTTTGGCAAGAAATTTTGCCGCATCATCAAGGTGAAACGATTCTTATAGTTGGGCATAACGGTATTAATCGCGCCCTCATTAGCACAGCCCTAGGCATTCCTCCCAGTCGCTACCATTCGATACAACAATCTAACTGTGGTATCACAGTTTTAAATTTTGCTGGAGGTTTGGCAGATCCAGTTCAACTAGAATCTTTGAATCAGACCCAACATACAGGAGAAACTCTGCCAACATTGCGACCAGAACACCAAGGCGTGAGATTGTTGCTGGTACGTCATGGCGAAACAGAATGGAATCGCCAAACTAGATTTCAAGGGCAAATTGACGTTCCCCTCAACGATAATGGTAGAAACCAGGCACAAAAAGCTGGAGAATTTCTCAAAGATGTGGCAATTGACTTTGCTATCAGTAGCTCAATGCTGCGTCCCAAAGAAACAGCCGAGATTATTTTGCAGCACCATCCTAGCGTACAGTTGGAATTGCAAGACGGTTTAAGGGAAATCAGCCACGGACTTTGGGAAGGAAAATTAGAAACAGAAATCGAGCAAGAGTTTCCTGGCGAATTGGAACGCTGGCGACTCACACCAGCCGAAGTACAAATGCCCGAAGGGGAAAATTTACAGCAAGTATGGGAACGTAGTGTTGCAGCTTGGCAATCAATTGTGCAAGCCGCATCGGAAAATCAACTCAAAACTGGATTAGTAGTGGCTCACGACGCTACTAACAAAACCTTGCTATGCCATATTCTCGGTTTATCATCAGAAAATTTCTGGAATTTCCGCCAAGGTAATGGCGCAGTTAGCGTCATTGATTACCCATCCGGCCTTGATGGTTTACCAGTGCTGCAAGCAATGAACATTACAACTCACTTAGGCCAAGGCGTATTGGATAAAACCGCAGCTGGGGCATTGTAG
- a CDS encoding sulfate ABC transporter periplasmic sulfate-binding protein, whose amino-acid sequence MNPWQNNFKIKNRFIKLIPTLYPVQKWCKYSVWSMVSLFLVGVSLSVVLAACSGAKVDNTVNTSAAAQSDVTLTFVSYSVTSAAYEQIIPKFKEKWKKEHNQNITFNQSYDGSGSQTLAVIDGKEADVVHLSLAPDIHKLVKAGFIQPGWEKEAPNNAIVTQSVDAIATRPGNPKNIKTWADLAKDGVKVVTADPRTSGGARWNFLSLWAAVTKTGGNENQAINLISKVYNNLPLLPKTARSASELFFNEGQGDVLLNYENEMILLAKKYGEKVSYIVPDVNISIDNPVAVVDKNADKHGTRAIAEAFIKFLYTPDAQREFAKLGFRPVDLTIAKETASNFPKIKTLVKAQDLGGWDEIQQKFFDEGAIFDKIRAQKA is encoded by the coding sequence ATGAATCCGTGGCAAAACAATTTTAAAATTAAGAACCGTTTCATCAAGTTAATTCCAACTTTGTACCCCGTTCAAAAGTGGTGCAAGTATTCTGTGTGGAGCATGGTGTCTCTATTTTTAGTTGGAGTGAGCTTGAGTGTAGTGCTAGCTGCCTGCTCTGGAGCTAAAGTTGATAATACAGTTAATACCAGTGCAGCTGCGCAGAGTGATGTCACCCTCACATTTGTTTCTTACTCAGTTACTAGCGCTGCATACGAGCAAATTATTCCTAAGTTTAAAGAAAAGTGGAAAAAAGAACATAACCAAAACATCACTTTCAATCAGAGTTACGATGGATCGGGTTCTCAGACTCTAGCGGTGATTGATGGTAAAGAAGCTGATGTAGTACACCTGTCACTTGCGCCTGATATTCATAAACTTGTGAAAGCTGGTTTTATTCAACCAGGTTGGGAGAAGGAAGCACCTAATAATGCAATTGTTACCCAATCTGTAGACGCGATCGCCACTCGTCCTGGCAATCCAAAAAATATCAAAACTTGGGCAGATTTGGCAAAAGATGGTGTGAAGGTGGTGACAGCAGATCCCAGAACTTCTGGTGGTGCGCGCTGGAACTTCCTGAGTCTTTGGGCGGCTGTCACAAAAACTGGTGGTAATGAGAATCAAGCAATAAACTTGATTTCTAAAGTTTATAACAATCTACCTTTATTACCTAAAACTGCTCGCAGTGCCAGCGAACTATTCTTCAACGAAGGTCAGGGTGATGTGTTACTCAACTATGAAAATGAAATGATTTTATTGGCAAAAAAATATGGTGAAAAAGTTTCCTATATTGTCCCTGATGTAAATATTTCCATCGACAATCCTGTGGCTGTTGTCGATAAAAATGCTGATAAACACGGGACGCGTGCGATTGCAGAGGCATTTATCAAATTTCTTTACACTCCAGACGCACAGCGAGAGTTTGCTAAATTAGGATTTCGTCCTGTTGATTTGACAATTGCAAAAGAAACAGCAAGCAATTTTCCCAAAATTAAAACTCTTGTTAAGGCTCAAGATTTAGGTGGATGGGACGAAATTCAGCAAAAATTCTTTGATGAAGGTGCTATCTTCGACAAAATTCGCGCTCAAAAAGCTTAA
- a CDS encoding Mo-dependent nitrogenase family protein, with translation MKSVVQSPYSSEQVAAWLRGLLTIALADGDFDAHERQLIASITENELAPSINFDSLEAIAPEELATILGKGTSAAENFLRTAVMVAIADGIYSPSEDEVLQQLCQALGQPKDLIEALRHTLEHTEHVDPAIDSFLQREASEQPSLTIAPYAPPHDALTPLRDWMDGLDIQDPRVARFLCKMIPSQCPFERDVTLFGRKIVHIPPLCKINPLYEQMVGLRFRALSYLADECGEDVSPYI, from the coding sequence ATGAAAAGTGTCGTTCAATCCCCTTATAGTAGCGAACAAGTTGCCGCCTGGTTACGTGGATTGCTGACTATTGCCTTGGCAGATGGTGACTTTGACGCTCATGAAAGGCAATTGATTGCTAGTATCACTGAGAATGAATTAGCTCCCAGTATCAACTTTGATTCGCTGGAAGCGATCGCACCAGAGGAACTCGCTACAATTTTGGGTAAAGGTACATCAGCCGCAGAAAATTTCTTACGTACAGCGGTGATGGTGGCGATCGCAGATGGTATATATTCTCCCAGTGAAGATGAAGTTCTGCAACAGTTGTGCCAAGCCCTAGGACAACCAAAAGATTTAATCGAAGCCCTGCGCCACACCCTAGAACACACAGAACATGTAGATCCTGCAATAGATAGTTTTCTACAGCGAGAAGCATCCGAGCAACCGTCCTTAACAATTGCGCCCTATGCACCTCCCCATGATGCACTCACTCCCCTGCGTGATTGGATGGATGGACTTGATATTCAAGATCCCAGAGTTGCTCGCTTTTTATGTAAAATGATTCCTTCACAGTGTCCCTTTGAGCGAGATGTCACACTGTTTGGACGTAAAATTGTGCATATTCCGCCATTATGTAAAATTAACCCGCTTTACGAACAGATGGTAGGTTTACGTTTTCGCGCTCTCTCCTACTTGGCAGATGAATGTGGTGAGGATGTTTCGCCATATATTTAG